From a region of the Chlorocebus sabaeus isolate Y175 chromosome 23, mChlSab1.0.hap1, whole genome shotgun sequence genome:
- the ZNF346 gene encoding zinc finger protein 346 isoform X3: MAYPAPATVEAADGGGAGRYNSSEELEGQEPDGVRFDRERARRLWEAVSGAQPVGREEVEHMIQKNQCLFTNTQCKVCCALLISESQKLAHYQSKKHANKVKRYLAIHGMETLKGETKKLDSDQKSSRSKDKNQCCPICNMTFSSPVVAQSHYLGKTHAKNLKLKQQSTKVEALSKRLTNPFLVASTLALHQNREMIDPDKFCSLCHATFNDPVMAQQHYVGKKHRKQETKLKLMARYGRLADPAVTDFPGWSTVV, from the exons ATGGCGTATCCGGCGCCGGCCACAGTGGAGGCCGCAGACGGCGGAGGGGCCGGGCGTTACAACAGCTCGGAGGAGCTAGAGGGCCAGGAGCCGGATGGGGTGCGCTTTGACCGCGAGAGGGCGCGCCGCCTGTGGGAAGCCGTGTCCGGTGCCCAGCCGGTGGGTAGGGAGGAAG TGGAGCACATGATCCAGAAGAACCAATGTCTCTTCACCAACACCCAGTGTAAGGTTTGCTGCGCCTTGCTTATTTCTGAGTCCCAGAAGCTGGCACATTACCAG AGCAAAAAACATgccaacaaagtgaagagataccTAGCAATCCATGGAATGGAGACATTAAAGGGGGAAACGAAGAAGCTAGACTCAGATCAG AAGAGCAGCAGAAGCAAAGACAAGAACCAGTGCTGCCCCATCTGTAACATGACCTTTTCCTCCCCTGTCGTGGCCCAGTCGCACTACCTGGGGAAGACCCACGCAAAGAACTTAAAGCTGAAGCAGCAATCCACTAAGGTGGAAG CTCTGTCGAAACGCCTTACAAATCCTTTCCTTGTGGCCTCCACCTTAGCCTTGCACCAGAATAGAGAGATGATAGACCCAGACaagttctgcagcctctgccatgCGACTTTCAACGACCCTGTCATGGCTCAACAACATTATGTGGgcaagaaacacagaaaacaggAGACCAAGCTCAAACTAATGGCACGCTATGGGCGACTGGCGGACCCTGCTGTCACTGACTTTCCAG gctggagtacagtagtatga